In Canis aureus isolate CA01 chromosome 12, VMU_Caureus_v.1.0, whole genome shotgun sequence, a genomic segment contains:
- the ZC3H6 gene encoding zinc finger CCCH domain-containing protein 6 isoform X3 produces MFSGMDDFQEYSKPGKKWKVMTQEFINQHTVEHKGKQICKYFLEGRCIKGDQCKFDHDAELEKRKEICKFYLQGYCTKGENCIYMHNEFPCKFYHSGAKCYQGDNCKFSHDDLTKETKKLLDKVLNTEEEAINEDERELEELRKRGITPLPKPPPGVGLLPTPPEHFPFSDPEDDFQTDLSDDFKKIPSLFEIVVKPTVDLAHKIGKKPPAFYNSASPPGPQFQESSPHPQHIYSSGSSPGPGPNMSQGHNSPVMHPGSPGHHPCVAVPHSPPLPPAPPGILGPHGQTGALVQPDTPLTPPSMSGTYHCFPEHMMKVARENHCSPGSSYLQSTGEMQLSTNYKSLQNPAEFYDNYYSQHAVHNFQPPNNSDDGMWHVDFAQHQPPIVQDSPNCGSGSNGSTNMTGHGPLPAPGLPPAVHRALFVRLTQKYQEEDEPSSTQPHRAPSKEEDDTVNWYSSSEEEEGSSVKSILKTLQKQTETLRSQQQPSTELSTPTDPRLAKEKSKGNQVVDPRLRTIPRQDMRKSSESTPLDLRLAWDPRRLRGNGSSHVGSSVGGTKFDSHHANAGPVKHKRGDDDDEDTERELREKAFLIPLDSSPGIMLQDPRSQLRQFSHIKMDIILTKPNFAKHIVWAPEDLLPVPLPKPDPVSSINLPLPPLIADQRLNRLWNTKSDLHQNTVPVDSKSAAKAKVNTTNREGYLEQFGDLHSSGSKLGDPRLQKNFDPRLHRLHSTESHPAVMKDSHTLKGTPHLARSNPASSQPTGAVTSSSGPGALPPYAPKLSSSAGLPLGTPSSVLSGISLYDPREHGSSSTSELATENAENQKKSSLKSSDKNDPSPGEAVLPQKTSANVEATVDGLADPQADILRSSGVVQVPAVHSLPIQALTGLIRPQYSDPRQSRQPGQMSPTLESDPNREPDDKSLKEVFKTFDPTASPFC; encoded by the exons TATAGTaaaccaggaaaaaaatggaaggttATGACTCAGGAATTCATTAATCAGCACACAGTGgaacacaaaggaaaacaaatctgtaaatattttttggaaGGAAGATGTATTAAG GGAGATCAGTGTAAATTTGATCATGATGCAGAgttggagaagagaaaagagatctgCAAATTTTATTTACAAGGATATTGTACCAAAGGAGAGAACTGCATTTATATGCATAAT gaatTTCCGTGTAAGTTCTATCATAGTGGAGCAAAATGTTACCAAGGAGACAACTGTAAATTTTCACATGATGATCTgactaaagaaacaaagaaacttttGGACAAA GTGTTGAACACTGAAGAAGAAGCCATAAATGAAGATGAACGAGAATTAGAAGAACTTAGAAAACGGGGCATAACTCCTCTTCCCAAACCACCTCCAGGAGTTGGTCTTCTGCCAACCCCACCAGAGCATTTTCCCTTTTCTGATCCTGAAGACGATTTTCAGACAGATCTCTCTGATGATTTTAAGAAAATCCCATCTCTTTTTGAAATAGTTGTAAAACCTACTGTGGATTTAGCACATAAGATTGGGAAGAA GCCACCAGCATTTTATAACAGTGCCTCACCACCAGGACCACAATTTCAGGAAAGCAGCCCACATCCTCAACATATCTATAGTTCTGGATCAAGTCCAGGTCCTGGACCTAATATGTCTCAGGGACACAATAGTCCTGTGATGCACCCAGGCTCTCCCGGACATCATCCATGTGTAGCAGTGCCACACAGCCCACCTTTGCCGCCTGCTCCACCTGGAATTTTAGGTCCTCATGGTCAAACTGGAGCACTTGTTCAACCAGATACACCTTTGACACCACCAAGTATGAGTGGTACTTACCATTGCTTTCCAGAACACATGATGAAAGTAGCTAGAGAGAATCACTGTTCTCCAGGTTCATCGTACCTGCAAAGTACTGGTGAAATGCAGCTCAGCACCAATTACAAATCCCTACAAAACCCAGCTGAATTTTATGATAATTACTATTCACAGCATGCTGTACATAATTTTCAGCCTCCCAATAACTCTGATG ATGGGATGTGGCATGTTGACTTTGCCCAGCATCAGCCTCCCATTGTTCAAGACTCCCCTAACTGTGGGAGTGGATCTAACGGTAGCACCAACATGACAGGCCATGGCCCCCTGCCTGCACCAGGTCTCCCCCCAGCAGTGCATCGAGCTCTTTTTGTCAGACTTACTCAGAAGTACCAAGAGGAAGATGAACCAAGCAGCACCCAGCCTCACAGGGCACCAAGCAAGGAAGAAG ATGATACTGTTAACTGGTATTCCAGTagtgaagaggaagaaggaagcagtGTGAAGTCAATACTGAAAACAttacagaaacaaacagaaactttAAGGAGTCAGCAACAGCCTTCCACAGAACTCAGCACTCCTACCGATCCAAGACTTGCTAAAGAGAAAAGCAAGGGAAACCAAGTTGTTGACCCTAGACTTAGGACTATCCCAAGGCAAGACATGAGAAAATCTTCTGAGTCTACCCCATTGGATCTCAGACTTGCATGGGATCCCAGGAGACTAAGAGGGAATGGAAGCAGTCATGTAGGATCTTCTGTTGGTGGAACAAAGTTTGATTCACATCATGCAAATGCTGGCCCTGTCAAACACAAAAGAGGAGATGACGATGATGAAGATACAGAAAGAGAATTGAGAGAGAAAGCTTTCTTAATACCTTTGGATTCTTCCCCTGGCATAATGCTCCAGGATCCAAGGTCACAGCTAAGGCAGTTCAGTCACATTAAAATGGATATTATCCTAACCAAACCCAACTTTGCAAAACACATCGTGTGGGCTCCAGAAGACTTACTTCCAGTCCCTTTACCTAAACCTGACCCAGTATCTTCAATCAATTTACCTCTGCCCCCTCTTATAGCTGACCAGAGGCTCAATAGGTTATGGAATACAAAAAGTGATCTTCATCAAAACACAGTGCCCGTTGATTCGAAATCAGCAGCCAAAGCCAAAGTGAATACAACAAACAGAGAAGGCTACCTAGAACAATTTGGAGACTTACATAGTTCAGGAAGTAAATTAGGAGATCCTAGGCTGCAAAAAAATTTTGATCCCAGACTTCATAGACTGCACAGTACAGAGTCTCACCCAGCGGTTATGAAGGACTCACATACATTAAAGGGCACCCCTCATTTAGCCAGGTCAAACCCTGCTTCATCACAGCCCACAGGGGCAGTGACTAGCAGTTCTGGGCCAGGGGCTTTGCCTCCATATGCCCCTAAACTCTCCTCTTCAGCTGGCCTTCCCCTGGGAACTCCAAGTTCAGTTCTTAGTGGCATTAGTTTGTATGACCCTAGGGAGCATGGTTCATCATCTACATCAGAGCTAGCAACAGAAAATGCAGAGAACCAgaaaaaaagtagtttaaaaagtAGTGACAAAAATGACCCTTCTCCTGGAGAAGCAGTCCTGCCACAGAAAACCAGTGCAAATGTGGAAGCCACTGTGGATGGGCTGGCTGACCCACAGGCAGATATTCTCAGGAGTTCTGGTGTGGTTCAGGTCCCAGCAGTGCACAGTCTTCCTATTCAGGCATTAACAGGCTTAATTAGACCCCAGTACAGTGATCCAAGGCAGTCCCGGCAGCCAGGACAGATGAGCC